A window of Desulfobotulus pelophilus contains these coding sequences:
- a CDS encoding J domain-containing protein, which yields MSHTDYYTLLGVDRRASADEIKKAYRRLAVKHHPDKNPNDPGAEATFKKISEAYAVLSDPEKRQQYDMYGSTGFQQRYSQEDIFRNFDFSDIFREFGFGGSGFSSFFGNNSRKGSSRFHQAPAKGQDRIYRLPLTLREIAEGTQKTLSFSIQDKNEQLQVRIPKGMLPGKKIRLAGKGDPAGFGGEPGDLYIQASLVPDPIFRHEGQDLYMDHSIRLTEALLGTRIRVPTLDGSELEVNIAPGTPHKTRMRIPGRGLPVMQRPQEKGDLFINVFIDMPKTLSAEQKNLVENLKDTGI from the coding sequence ATGAGTCATACGGATTATTATACACTTCTTGGCGTGGATCGCAGAGCCAGCGCCGATGAAATCAAAAAAGCCTACAGAAGGCTTGCCGTAAAACATCATCCGGATAAAAATCCCAACGACCCCGGTGCAGAAGCCACTTTTAAAAAAATCAGTGAAGCCTATGCCGTTCTAAGCGATCCGGAAAAAAGACAGCAGTATGATATGTACGGTTCCACGGGTTTCCAGCAACGCTACAGCCAGGAAGACATTTTCAGAAACTTTGATTTTTCTGATATTTTCCGGGAGTTTGGATTTGGCGGATCCGGGTTTTCATCTTTTTTCGGAAACAACAGCCGAAAAGGATCTTCACGCTTCCATCAAGCCCCGGCTAAAGGGCAGGACAGAATTTACCGGTTGCCGCTGACCCTCAGGGAAATAGCCGAAGGCACGCAAAAAACCCTGAGCTTTTCCATACAGGATAAAAACGAGCAGCTGCAGGTTAGGATTCCCAAAGGAATGCTACCCGGGAAAAAAATACGGCTGGCAGGAAAAGGTGACCCTGCAGGCTTTGGAGGTGAACCGGGCGATCTCTATATTCAGGCATCCCTCGTACCAGACCCCATCTTCCGACATGAGGGTCAGGACCTGTATATGGACCACAGCATCCGGCTCACCGAAGCTCTGCTCGGGACCCGTATCCGGGTTCCCACACTGGATGGCAGTGAGCTGGAAGTGAATATTGCTCCCGGCACCCCGCACAAAACACGTATGCGCATCCCCGGGCGGGGGCTTCCTGTTATGCAGCGTCCTCAGGAAAAAGGAGATCTTTTTATCAATGTCTTTATAGATATGCCTAAAACTCTTAGCGCTGAACAAAAGAACCTGGTAGAAAATTTAAAAGATACAGGGATTTAA
- a CDS encoding ABC transporter permease, whose amino-acid sequence MILLTPFDLALASLLILINAGLSLFLRLGIGRQLMISAARATAQLSLLGFALKFIFELIHPGLLGLMVLFMLATAGWEVMRRQSLRFAGPWGFGIGTGAMCLSSFLITLFALMVIISQDPWYTPQYAIPLLGMILGNTMNGIAIGLDRLTQTLWEKKAIIETRLMLGQRFSEAVSDIRKDSIRSGMIPIINAMSVAGIVSLPGMMTGQILAGAPPMEAVKYQILIMFLIAGSTGFGTIFAVTAGARRLSDHRERLRLDRLKKY is encoded by the coding sequence ATGATACTGCTTACGCCTTTTGATCTGGCACTGGCCTCTCTTCTCATTCTGATCAATGCTGGCCTCTCACTTTTTCTGCGGCTGGGCATCGGCCGTCAGCTGATGATTTCCGCTGCCCGGGCAACAGCGCAGCTTTCTCTTCTCGGATTTGCCCTCAAATTCATCTTTGAGCTCATTCATCCTGGCCTGCTCGGCCTTATGGTTCTTTTTATGCTTGCAACGGCAGGCTGGGAAGTCATGCGACGCCAGTCCTTGCGCTTTGCAGGACCATGGGGCTTCGGCATCGGCACAGGAGCCATGTGCCTCTCTTCTTTTCTGATTACTCTTTTTGCCCTTATGGTAATCATCTCCCAAGACCCATGGTACACCCCTCAATATGCCATACCCCTGCTGGGCATGATTCTCGGAAATACCATGAACGGCATTGCCATCGGCCTTGACCGCCTTACCCAGACCCTGTGGGAAAAAAAAGCCATCATCGAAACCCGGCTCATGCTGGGCCAGCGCTTTTCTGAAGCGGTTTCAGATATCCGGAAAGACAGTATACGAAGCGGCATGATTCCCATCATCAACGCCATGAGTGTGGCAGGCATTGTCAGCCTTCCCGGCATGATGACAGGACAGATTCTGGCAGGTGCCCCCCCCATGGAGGCGGTAAAATATCAGATTCTCATCATGTTTCTCATAGCCGGCAGCACGGGCTTTGGTACCATTTTTGCTGTAACAGCAGGGGCCAGACGACTTTCCGACCACAGGGAACGCTTGCGCCTCGATCGTCTAAAAAAATATTGA
- a CDS encoding ABC transporter ATP-binding protein, with the protein MFRAQNIKIHHIGPVSLSVEAGECAGISGPSGAGKSILFRAFADIEVFSGTLMLDNVIHTDMSGPQWRRQVALMPAESQWWLHTAGEHFPGTFPEKETAFMGFPPDVPSWEIHRLSSGEKQRLALLRILANEPKVLLLDEPTANLDAEGTKLMEKLIFDYQKRTRASLIWISHNPEQLQRVCHTLYYLANGILSHSGRVLY; encoded by the coding sequence ATGTTCCGAGCACAGAATATAAAAATCCATCATATTGGCCCTGTCTCCCTTTCCGTTGAAGCAGGGGAGTGCGCAGGCATTTCCGGCCCCTCCGGAGCAGGTAAAAGTATTCTGTTCCGGGCCTTTGCGGATATAGAGGTGTTTTCCGGCACCCTGATGCTGGACAATGTAATCCATACGGACATGTCAGGACCGCAGTGGCGCAGACAGGTTGCTTTGATGCCCGCAGAGAGTCAATGGTGGCTTCATACCGCTGGTGAGCATTTTCCCGGTACCTTTCCTGAAAAAGAAACTGCTTTTATGGGATTTCCGCCGGATGTGCCCTCATGGGAAATTCATCGTCTGTCCAGCGGCGAGAAACAACGTCTCGCACTGCTGCGTATTCTGGCCAATGAACCAAAGGTGCTGCTTCTGGATGAACCAACTGCCAATCTGGACGCTGAGGGCACAAAACTCATGGAAAAACTGATATTTGATTACCAGAAGAGGACCCGGGCTTCCCTTATCTGGATCAGCCACAATCCGGAACAACTGCAACGCGTATGTCACACCCTTTATTACCTGGCAAACGGGATTCTCTCCCATTCCGGAAGGGTTCTTTACTGA
- the mnmG gene encoding tRNA uridine-5-carboxymethylaminomethyl(34) synthesis enzyme MnmG, producing MAHTPTYDILVIGAGHAGCEAALAAARMGCSTCLFAIDLDKLASMPCSPSIGGTAKGHLVREVDALGGTMAEITDQTAIQYKTLNTKKGPAVWSTRTQNDKNRYHRAMKQVVEQCPGLDLRQALIEELLVENGRIVGVMDHTGFFYKASCTILATGTFLSGRVHIGLRSIEAGRAGEFASYGLAESLKHLGLTLGRMKTGTPPRLKKNSIDFSRFTLHTADSDPKPFSFRSNTLSSLPQLPSWVGHTTARNREIVLANLDRSPLYSGRIQGVSARYCPSFEDKAVKFPQRETHQVILEPEGIDTDEIYASGLGNSLPMDVQIPFVQSVPGLEKAEIIRPGYAIEYDFVDPLQLKSSLETRLVQGLFLAGQINGTSGYEEAAAQGLWAGINAACSIQGRPPFIPDRSEAYMAVMVDDLITRGTSEPYRMFTSRAEYRLLLREDNADLRLAEKGYDLGLVDQEGVERVREYALRTRLEMERIRSIHIGPAQAKHFLQQTGSPELKNGVSLDQLLKRAELDYTCVEVLAPPEKSLDQRVRRQVEITIKYEGYIQRQTQEVKKFRDLEKIKIPEDFPYEGLPGLSRELSSKLQKIRPETLGQASRMEGMTPAALALIRVALKKQLSPTTDQT from the coding sequence ATGGCCCATACACCCACCTACGACATACTTGTTATCGGCGCCGGTCACGCCGGTTGTGAAGCCGCTCTGGCCGCAGCCCGTATGGGATGCAGCACCTGCCTCTTTGCCATTGATCTTGACAAACTGGCCTCCATGCCCTGCAGCCCCTCCATTGGCGGCACAGCCAAAGGCCATCTGGTGCGGGAAGTGGATGCCCTTGGCGGTACAATGGCGGAAATCACAGACCAAACAGCCATTCAATACAAAACACTCAATACCAAAAAAGGACCAGCTGTCTGGTCCACCCGTACCCAGAATGATAAAAACCGCTACCACAGGGCCATGAAGCAGGTGGTAGAGCAATGCCCCGGCCTGGATCTTCGTCAGGCCCTCATTGAAGAACTGCTGGTGGAGAACGGACGCATCGTCGGAGTGATGGATCATACAGGCTTCTTTTACAAAGCCTCCTGCACCATTCTTGCCACAGGGACCTTCCTTTCGGGAAGGGTGCATATCGGCCTGCGGTCCATTGAAGCTGGAAGAGCAGGAGAATTTGCATCCTACGGTCTGGCGGAAAGCCTTAAACACCTGGGCCTGACACTAGGCCGCATGAAAACGGGCACCCCTCCCAGGCTCAAAAAAAATTCCATCGATTTTTCCAGATTCACCCTGCATACAGCAGACAGCGACCCCAAACCCTTTTCCTTCCGCTCCAACACCCTTTCCTCCCTTCCCCAGCTTCCCAGCTGGGTAGGCCATACCACAGCCAGAAACAGGGAAATCGTACTGGCCAACCTTGACCGCTCCCCCCTCTATTCCGGGCGGATTCAAGGGGTATCCGCACGATATTGCCCTTCCTTTGAAGATAAAGCTGTCAAGTTCCCCCAGAGGGAAACCCACCAGGTTATTCTTGAACCGGAAGGCATTGATACGGACGAAATCTATGCAAGCGGTCTTGGCAACAGTCTTCCCATGGATGTGCAGATTCCCTTTGTCCAGTCCGTTCCGGGCCTTGAAAAAGCCGAAATAATCCGGCCCGGCTATGCCATAGAATACGACTTTGTGGATCCTCTGCAACTGAAATCAAGCCTTGAAACCCGCCTTGTTCAGGGCTTGTTTCTCGCAGGTCAGATCAATGGCACTTCCGGGTATGAGGAAGCGGCTGCTCAGGGACTCTGGGCAGGCATCAATGCCGCCTGCAGCATACAGGGTCGCCCCCCTTTTATCCCGGACAGATCCGAAGCTTATATGGCTGTAATGGTGGATGATCTTATCACCCGTGGCACAAGCGAACCCTACCGTATGTTCACATCCAGAGCCGAATACCGCCTCCTCCTCAGGGAAGATAATGCGGACCTGCGCCTGGCGGAAAAAGGATATGACTTAGGCCTGGTGGATCAGGAAGGCGTAGAAAGGGTACGGGAATACGCCCTCCGCACGCGACTGGAAATGGAACGCATACGCAGCATCCACATCGGACCTGCCCAGGCCAAGCATTTTCTTCAACAGACAGGGTCTCCTGAACTGAAAAACGGCGTTTCTCTGGATCAGCTCCTGAAAAGGGCAGAACTGGACTATACCTGCGTGGAAGTACTGGCCCCTCCTGAAAAAAGTCTGGACCAAAGGGTCCGTCGCCAGGTGGAAATTACCATCAAGTATGAGGGCTACATACAGCGACAGACGCAGGAGGTGAAAAAATTCAGAGATCTTGAAAAAATCAAAATTCCTGAGGACTTTCCCTACGAGGGACTTCCCGGTCTTTCCAGAGAACTCAGCAGCAAACTACAGAAAATCCGCCCTGAAACTCTGGGGCAGGCGTCCCGCATGGAAGGGATGACACCAGCCGCCCTGGCCTTGATCCGTGTGGCATTAAAAAAGCAGCTATCCCCCACCACAGATCAGACATAA
- a CDS encoding TIGR01212 family radical SAM protein (This family includes YhcC from E. coli K-12, an uncharacterized radical SAM protein.) translates to MRQNHARFYDLNTFLRKHFGERVQKISVDAGMTCPNRDGLLGTGGCIYCNPRGSGTGASGIGKSVTEQILEGKRNMGRRYKARKFMAYFQSYTNTYAPLERLKEIWDEALAVDGVVGLAIGTRPDCINGEILDLLESYVKKGVLVWVEYGLQSVHDTTLGFIGRGHDFACFERAVSLTRGRGIHICVHVILGLPGEGPEAMVKTAEVLARMGLDGVKIHLLYVVRGTPLEELYSRGRYVCMEEDAYVAAVCDFLERLPPKMVIQRLTGDPHEEELVAPLWAMEKERVRNRILQLLEMRGTVQGSRFHGEQ, encoded by the coding sequence ATGCGTCAGAATCATGCGCGTTTTTATGATCTGAATACGTTTTTAAGAAAGCATTTTGGAGAAAGAGTACAGAAAATCAGTGTCGATGCGGGGATGACCTGCCCCAACCGGGATGGGCTGCTGGGAACGGGGGGGTGTATTTATTGTAATCCCAGAGGTTCGGGAACCGGGGCCTCCGGTATCGGGAAATCTGTTACGGAACAGATTTTGGAAGGTAAACGGAATATGGGCAGGCGATATAAAGCCAGAAAGTTTATGGCCTATTTTCAGAGCTACACCAATACCTATGCTCCTCTGGAAAGGCTGAAGGAAATTTGGGATGAAGCCCTGGCTGTGGATGGTGTGGTGGGCCTTGCCATTGGTACCCGTCCGGACTGTATAAATGGTGAAATCCTGGATCTTCTGGAAAGCTATGTGAAGAAAGGAGTGTTGGTATGGGTGGAATACGGTCTTCAGAGTGTGCATGATACAACCCTTGGGTTTATTGGCAGGGGCCATGATTTTGCCTGTTTTGAGCGGGCCGTCAGTCTGACCCGCGGGCGGGGTATCCATATCTGTGTCCATGTGATTTTGGGATTGCCCGGTGAAGGACCGGAAGCCATGGTAAAAACGGCGGAAGTGTTGGCTCGAATGGGGCTGGACGGTGTAAAAATCCACCTTTTATATGTTGTCAGGGGAACCCCTCTGGAAGAGCTTTATTCCCGGGGGCGTTATGTTTGCATGGAGGAAGATGCTTATGTGGCAGCGGTGTGTGATTTTCTGGAAAGACTTCCGCCCAAAATGGTGATTCAGCGCCTCACGGGAGATCCCCATGAAGAGGAGCTGGTGGCTCCCCTCTGGGCCATGGAAAAGGAAAGGGTGAGAAACCGCATTCTCCAACTTCTTGAGATGCGGGGTACGGTTCAGGGAAGCCGGTTTCATGGGGAACAGTAA
- a CDS encoding tRNA dihydrouridine synthase — translation MGLPASSCTRSLLPDLAEKLRQPFLIQGKEIPFRTALAPMAGIGHVAFRHWVRHFGGCGLLFTEMCNARALPHENPALSEVFRWQPEELESLICQIFGEDPDLMARAAIRIEKEGFFGVDLNFGCSVAAICKQGGGAALLRNPDKALVIVEKVRKAIRIPLSVKFRTGWDDNVKNAVDLARKLETAGCDLITFHPRVAPDRRNRPPRWDHIQKIKEAVSIPVLGNGNIFTAEDGLRMLEETGCDGLSIGRMAAARPWIFADLTGQLSEEPDTAALLLSMHAGYCRHYGELRGLRLFKKILPYVMAVYPFGHRMHAHIRAASHGEDLHMRIREAFATNPRPNAAPNGNLMV, via the coding sequence ATGGGTCTTCCTGCATCATCCTGTACCAGATCTCTGCTCCCCGATCTGGCTGAAAAACTCCGTCAGCCCTTTCTTATTCAGGGAAAGGAAATTCCTTTCCGAACAGCCCTTGCGCCCATGGCAGGTATTGGGCATGTAGCCTTTCGCCACTGGGTCCGCCACTTCGGAGGATGCGGGCTTCTCTTTACGGAAATGTGCAATGCCAGAGCACTCCCCCATGAGAATCCCGCCCTTTCCGAAGTGTTCCGATGGCAGCCCGAAGAGCTGGAATCTCTCATTTGCCAGATTTTTGGTGAAGATCCTGATCTTATGGCCCGCGCGGCCATAAGAATAGAAAAAGAAGGCTTTTTCGGCGTGGATCTCAATTTCGGCTGCTCCGTTGCCGCCATTTGCAAACAGGGAGGTGGCGCAGCCTTGCTCAGAAACCCGGACAAAGCCCTCGTCATTGTGGAAAAGGTAAGAAAAGCCATACGCATTCCCCTTTCCGTAAAATTTCGTACGGGCTGGGATGACAATGTGAAGAACGCCGTCGATCTGGCCCGGAAACTGGAAACAGCAGGGTGCGACCTCATCACTTTTCATCCCAGGGTAGCACCGGACCGTAGAAACCGGCCTCCCCGATGGGATCATATCCAAAAAATCAAGGAAGCCGTATCCATTCCAGTTCTGGGCAATGGCAATATTTTTACTGCGGAAGACGGTTTGCGCATGCTGGAAGAAACGGGCTGCGACGGACTGAGCATCGGACGTATGGCTGCCGCACGCCCCTGGATCTTTGCCGATTTAACGGGGCAACTATCGGAAGAGCCGGATACGGCAGCGTTGCTTCTCTCCATGCACGCAGGCTACTGCCGTCATTATGGAGAACTCCGGGGTCTGCGTCTGTTTAAAAAAATTCTGCCTTATGTCATGGCGGTCTATCCCTTTGGCCACCGCATGCATGCCCATATCCGCGCCGCCTCCCATGGCGAAGATCTCCACATGCGAATCCGCGAGGCCTTTGCCACCAATCCCCGACCCAACGCAGCTCCCAATGGTAACCTCATGGTGTAG
- a CDS encoding molybdopterin-dependent oxidoreductase, translating into MGLLRFCRISVCCWLLMMMTAVVLAAEGPELFVMGPDHSLVRLDASVLKAKASELYSQDRNFPSPEPVLFEGVFIVDLIGEAEGSVTLLSEDQYVASFPMGVLADSMAMLAWNENGRPIPRHRGGPLKIVFGNAANLHPSANAWYVKVLLSDRGQDLPLRMIRGPETHIFLGGQMPDNQRIAKQLLPPVPKGYRYDTERPRRQFLRGFILGDFLKDRYGAFTGVTLRSLSGQELRLVSSDIEGKDLFFFGLNEEGPLGVSRGGPWMLWVPVLKYPQLAVRLPNPDTLFFIYEMIVE; encoded by the coding sequence ATGGGATTACTCCGTTTTTGCAGAATAAGTGTGTGCTGCTGGCTGCTGATGATGATGACTGCCGTGGTCTTGGCTGCGGAAGGCCCTGAACTTTTTGTCATGGGCCCCGATCACAGTCTGGTACGGCTGGATGCATCGGTACTGAAGGCCAAAGCGTCGGAGTTATACAGCCAGGACAGAAACTTCCCTTCCCCGGAGCCTGTGCTTTTTGAAGGTGTTTTTATTGTCGATTTGATAGGTGAAGCCGAAGGAAGCGTGACCTTGCTCAGTGAGGACCAGTATGTGGCATCTTTTCCCATGGGCGTGCTGGCAGACAGCATGGCTATGCTGGCGTGGAATGAAAATGGAAGGCCCATTCCCCGGCACAGGGGAGGGCCTTTAAAAATAGTTTTCGGCAATGCAGCGAATCTTCATCCTTCTGCCAACGCATGGTATGTGAAGGTGCTGCTCTCTGACAGGGGGCAAGACCTTCCTTTACGGATGATACGGGGACCGGAAACCCATATCTTTTTGGGGGGGCAAATGCCGGATAACCAGAGGATTGCCAAGCAATTACTCCCGCCCGTTCCCAAGGGCTACCGCTATGACACGGAACGTCCCCGGAGGCAGTTTCTGAGGGGTTTTATTCTGGGTGATTTTTTGAAAGATCGGTATGGAGCCTTTACGGGTGTTACGCTAAGAAGCCTGTCAGGTCAGGAACTCCGACTGGTCAGCAGTGATATTGAGGGTAAGGATCTCTTTTTTTTTGGCCTCAATGAAGAGGGGCCTTTAGGTGTGAGCCGGGGCGGCCCATGGATGCTTTGGGTCCCTGTTCTGAAATATCCTCAGCTGGCAGTGCGGCTGCCCAATCCGGATACCCTGTTTTTTATTTACGAGATGATTGTGGAATAA
- a CDS encoding hybrid sensor histidine kinase/response regulator — MRQKARLQTKVTLLLLLIVTVQVVLLGVFISRKADVAMRESSYGRIHFVLNEVSRRSGQLLYHANWANLAVNLTHDFLNDPDLIYFFVTDPEGVILIAQNDNVLDSRDPLVVPEDVQSLKLADQMEVRLYPYDETERFQIRHAVLKAPVSYMGVERGRAGEPVLDAVRPIRYGDSLMGYLRMGFSTQALRKQIQAQYFLVGIGGAILLVSLAGGMVLVLHRHIRPLSLLTRALVRLEDADSPLALRQYLESIRPEDVPVTTREVEALRDAFSRMRHHLVDTFVQLEHFMEATRVLASQAHTASEAKGQFLANMSHEIRTPMNGVIGMAELLLETKLDPVQRNYAEMIRSSGEGLLDIITRVLDFSRIEAGCVDMNEEAFSLRDVMEESLDVLAISAATQGLALTGWIHEKVPDSLMGDALRLKQVLVNLVGNAVKFTEKGYVNLQIVTESEAENTLVLRFEVQDTGIGIPEERAGSLFQPFSQGDSSMGRRYGGTGLGLVISRQLVHLMGGDMGFDSRESGGTTFWFTAIFGKVRKVEERVVRFLAGRRVLLLVSAPLLAAQMEGYLRQWGAGVTILASADRLAFLTREERQGFFLILVDEDVEGFRLLEQRGWTAHFPPFWGLLSARMFCPGTGAVGREYSFCLPRPVKYRQLEQAIQDSLRKTG, encoded by the coding sequence ATGAGGCAAAAAGCCCGGTTACAGACAAAGGTGACCCTTCTTCTTCTTCTTATTGTTACGGTGCAGGTTGTACTGCTGGGTGTTTTTATTTCCCGGAAAGCGGATGTTGCAATGCGGGAATCGAGTTATGGCAGAATTCATTTTGTGCTGAACGAAGTTTCCCGCCGTAGCGGACAGCTTCTGTATCACGCAAACTGGGCAAATCTTGCGGTTAATCTGACCCATGATTTTCTGAATGATCCAGATCTTATCTATTTTTTTGTTACGGATCCGGAAGGGGTTATCCTGATTGCTCAGAACGACAATGTTCTGGATTCCCGGGATCCCCTTGTGGTGCCGGAGGATGTTCAAAGTCTGAAGCTTGCGGATCAGATGGAGGTGCGTCTTTATCCCTATGATGAGACAGAACGTTTTCAGATCCGTCATGCTGTTCTGAAAGCACCGGTTTCATATATGGGCGTGGAGCGGGGACGCGCTGGTGAGCCTGTGCTGGATGCCGTCAGACCTATCCGCTATGGAGATTCTCTGATGGGTTATCTGCGGATGGGGTTTTCCACTCAGGCCCTGCGGAAGCAGATCCAGGCCCAATATTTTCTGGTTGGTATAGGAGGGGCTATACTGCTGGTTTCCCTTGCCGGAGGGATGGTGCTGGTTCTGCATCGTCATATCCGGCCCCTGTCCCTTCTGACTCGCGCTCTTGTGCGGCTTGAGGATGCGGATTCCCCTCTGGCTCTTCGCCAGTACCTTGAATCCATCCGACCCGAGGATGTGCCCGTGACAACACGGGAGGTGGAGGCTTTGAGGGACGCCTTCAGCCGAATGCGTCATCATTTGGTGGATACCTTTGTGCAGCTTGAGCATTTCATGGAGGCAACCCGGGTTCTGGCCTCTCAGGCCCATACGGCCAGCGAGGCCAAAGGCCAGTTTCTGGCGAATATGAGCCATGAGATCCGTACACCCATGAATGGAGTGATCGGTATGGCTGAGCTGCTTCTTGAAACAAAGCTGGATCCTGTACAGCGAAATTACGCGGAAATGATCCGTTCTTCCGGTGAAGGCTTACTGGATATTATTACCCGGGTTCTGGATTTTTCACGAATAGAGGCCGGTTGTGTGGATATGAATGAGGAGGCCTTTTCCCTTAGGGATGTAATGGAAGAAAGTCTTGATGTTCTGGCTATCTCGGCAGCAACCCAGGGTCTTGCCCTGACAGGGTGGATTCATGAAAAGGTGCCGGATTCTCTTATGGGAGATGCCCTGCGGCTGAAGCAGGTGCTGGTGAACCTTGTGGGTAATGCCGTAAAATTTACGGAAAAAGGGTATGTGAATCTGCAGATTGTTACGGAAAGTGAGGCAGAAAATACCCTTGTGCTGCGTTTTGAGGTCCAGGATACGGGGATCGGTATTCCTGAAGAAAGGGCAGGCAGTCTGTTTCAGCCCTTTTCCCAGGGAGACAGTTCCATGGGCCGCCGTTATGGCGGGACAGGGCTTGGGCTTGTTATTTCCCGGCAGCTGGTTCACCTTATGGGAGGAGATATGGGATTTGATTCCCGTGAATCCGGAGGAACAACTTTCTGGTTCACAGCTATCTTCGGCAAGGTGCGAAAAGTAGAGGAAAGGGTTGTCCGGTTTCTCGCCGGTCGCCGTGTGCTTCTGCTGGTTTCGGCTCCCCTGCTGGCAGCCCAGATGGAGGGCTATCTGCGTCAATGGGGTGCTGGTGTGACGATTCTTGCTTCTGCAGATCGGCTGGCGTTTTTGACCAGAGAGGAGAGGCAGGGGTTTTTTCTGATTCTTGTGGATGAAGATGTGGAAGGCTTCCGCCTGCTGGAGCAAAGGGGCTGGACGGCTCATTTCCCGCCTTTCTGGGGGCTTTTGTCTGCCAGGATGTTTTGTCCCGGAACGGGTGCAGTGGGCAGGGAATATTCTTTTTGTCTCCCCAGGCCCGTAAAATACAGGCAGCTGGAACAGGCAATCCAGGACAGCCTGAGAAAAACAGGATAA
- a CDS encoding FAD:protein FMN transferase, with protein sequence MKKAAWIYWVVLSVVFFWGCDRVRMVEMDGKIMGTEWKVRCALSVSTDPGEVQNLLEKRLHAINRSLSVYVENSDVSRFNRMKAEETMVPDVLFMTVLHAAREVYEWTEGAFDPTVLPLVNLWGFGPDGYHGYLPDTDALEQVKKNVGMNRLIFYEDGRIGKQEDGISLDLGAIAKGYGVDLLAETLEEAGIRHYLVEIGGEIRVGGCRPDGTPWVLGISRPFPGSAPSDLLLRMEICNGSLATSGDYRNFFESGGRRFSHVMDPLTGYPVETGIVSASVLHKSSMKADALATAIMVMGMEKARAMVARLDGVEALVVKEIDGGVVESWMSPGFMEKLR encoded by the coding sequence ATGAAAAAAGCGGCATGGATTTACTGGGTGGTTTTGTCCGTGGTATTTTTTTGGGGCTGTGATCGTGTCCGCATGGTGGAGATGGACGGAAAAATCATGGGGACGGAGTGGAAGGTTCGCTGTGCCCTTTCCGTATCCACAGATCCCGGTGAAGTTCAGAACCTTCTTGAAAAGCGCCTGCATGCCATTAACCGATCTCTTTCTGTCTATGTTGAAAACAGTGATGTTTCTCGTTTTAACCGTATGAAAGCGGAAGAAACCATGGTACCGGATGTGCTTTTTATGACGGTATTGCATGCGGCAAGGGAGGTTTATGAATGGACGGAAGGAGCTTTTGATCCTACGGTACTCCCCCTTGTGAATCTCTGGGGTTTTGGCCCGGATGGTTATCACGGCTACCTGCCGGATACAGATGCTCTGGAGCAGGTGAAAAAGAACGTTGGTATGAACAGGCTTATCTTTTATGAGGATGGGCGAATTGGTAAGCAGGAAGATGGAATCAGTCTGGATCTGGGGGCCATTGCCAAGGGCTATGGCGTGGATCTTCTGGCAGAGACCCTTGAAGAGGCAGGAATCAGGCATTATCTGGTGGAAATAGGAGGCGAGATCCGTGTGGGGGGCTGCCGTCCGGATGGCACCCCATGGGTTTTAGGGATCAGTCGGCCTTTTCCGGGGTCGGCACCTTCGGATCTTCTCCTTCGTATGGAAATCTGCAACGGATCTCTTGCGACCAGTGGCGACTACAGGAATTTTTTTGAGTCTGGCGGGCGTCGTTTTTCCCATGTTATGGATCCTTTGACCGGTTATCCCGTGGAAACGGGAATCGTCAGTGCTTCGGTACTTCATAAAAGCTCTATGAAGGCCGATGCCCTTGCCACAGCCATCATGGTTATGGGTATGGAAAAGGCAAGGGCAATGGTGGCAAGACTGGACGGAGTGGAAGCTCTGGTGGTGAAAGAGATAGACGGCGGGGTTGTTGAAAGCTGGATGAGCCCGGGGTTCATGGAAAAACTGCGTTGA